Proteins encoded within one genomic window of Thioploca ingrica:
- a CDS encoding glycosyl transferase group 1 translates to MRILIQSINYPPESISTGKYNGEMAEWLAAKGHQVTMITAPPYYPQWQIWKGYSAVTYSVEIIHQVKVVRCPLWVPQKPSTFKRILHLLSFTLSAAPVVFWQIVKEQPDIVIVIQPYFFAAPWIRLVSLFSKSKIWLHIQDYEIDTAFELGFLKLKWLRCFATLIESRLLRSVDRVSTVSSRMMERLSLKGVCPEKTFFFPNWVDTQTIFPLDSNEVFRQQLGLTAENFVALYAGNMGVKQGLDLIIKAAKQLIDHKHIVFVLCGEGAQRKQLLTEAQGLNNIKWIPLQPYKQLNQLLNIADVHLLPQREDAADLVMPSKLSGMLASGRPVLTTAHQETQVAEIVKNAGLVVPPNQVDLFVEALLKLASDTEKRILWGKQARTIAIQQWDKERILTQFEQGLLNCIEI, encoded by the coding sequence TTGCGAATTCTCATTCAAAGCATTAATTACCCACCAGAATCCATTAGTACCGGCAAATACAATGGTGAAATGGCGGAATGGTTAGCGGCAAAAGGACATCAAGTCACGATGATTACCGCACCGCCTTATTATCCACAATGGCAAATCTGGAAAGGATATTCTGCGGTTACTTATTCTGTTGAAATAATCCATCAAGTCAAAGTAGTTCGTTGTCCACTGTGGGTACCCCAAAAGCCATCTACTTTTAAACGGATTCTACATTTATTATCCTTCACTTTATCTGCCGCCCCGGTCGTATTTTGGCAAATAGTGAAAGAACAACCGGATATCGTTATTGTGATTCAACCTTATTTCTTTGCAGCACCTTGGATACGATTAGTTTCTTTATTCAGTAAAAGTAAAATTTGGCTACATATTCAGGATTATGAAATAGATACCGCTTTTGAATTAGGTTTTTTGAAATTAAAATGGTTACGGTGTTTCGCCACGCTGATTGAAAGTCGGTTATTACGCTCGGTTGATCGCGTTTCAACGGTATCCAGTCGAATGATGGAACGCCTCAGTTTGAAGGGAGTGTGTCCGGAAAAAACCTTCTTTTTTCCTAATTGGGTTGATACTCAAACGATTTTTCCTCTGGATAGCAATGAAGTCTTTCGTCAACAACTGGGGCTAACTGCTGAGAACTTTGTTGCCTTATATGCCGGTAATATGGGTGTCAAACAAGGACTCGACTTAATTATCAAAGCAGCCAAACAGTTAATAGACCACAAACACATTGTGTTTGTTCTTTGTGGCGAAGGTGCACAGCGAAAACAGTTACTCACAGAAGCACAAGGTCTAAACAATATTAAATGGATTCCTTTACAACCTTATAAACAACTTAATCAATTGCTTAATATAGCCGATGTTCATTTGTTACCTCAACGTGAAGACGCGGCTGATTTGGTCATGCCCTCTAAATTAAGTGGAATGTTAGCGAGTGGGCGTCCGGTATTAACGACAGCTCATCAAGAAACCCAAGTCGCCGAAATTGTCAAAAATGCCGGTTTAGTGGTACCACCTAACCAGGTCGATTTGTTTGTCGAAGCACTCTTAAAATTAGCCTCTGATACCGAGAAACGAATTCTGTGGGGAAAACAAGCACGCACTATAGCTATTCAACAATGGGATAAAGAACGGATATTAACTCAATTCGAACAAGGATTATTAAATTGTATTGAAATTTAG